Proteins encoded together in one Oceanobacillus iheyensis HTE831 window:
- a CDS encoding Lin0512 family protein gives MNKILFIQTGMGIDVHGQNITKAATRAVQNAIWSNSMPGIENSLPDNSLENMNVTVRLAVPLDRDNLDISKIKETIPYGTVEVDITDGGMATSSGIILEDKDDENDLMYMVNAAVEVGY, from the coding sequence ATGAACAAGATACTCTTTATTCAAACTGGGATGGGAATCGATGTACACGGTCAAAATATAACCAAAGCAGCGACTAGAGCAGTCCAAAATGCTATTTGGTCAAACTCAATGCCTGGGATTGAGAACAGCCTACCAGATAATAGTCTTGAAAACATGAACGTAACGGTACGTCTTGCAGTACCCCTTGATCGAGATAATTTAGATATTAGTAAAATCAAAGAAACCATCCCTTATGGAACTGTAGAAGTAGATATAACAGATGGAGGAATGGCTACGTCGAGTGGCATTATTTTAGAAGATAAAGATGATGAAAATGACTTAATGTATATGGTTAACGCTGCGGTAGAAGTAGGATATTAA
- the phnL gene encoding phosphonate C-P lyase system protein PhnL, with product MALLEVSDFGKQFINHRLQVKRQAVKNIHFTLEEGQFLGIIGKSGSGKSTILKSIYRTYLPDQGTIYFDSNHLGKIDITKISEREMIYLRKFEISYVSQFLDVLPRITCRELVEKSLQEMGVEHAIARVEAESALNHFEIDEKLWDVYPNTFSGGEKLRLNIAMATVKQPRLLLLDEPTASLDQNSKIKVREVIEKLKHSGTTLIGIFHDIEFIEGLCDSIFNMNDHQPVTTVGNKYEG from the coding sequence ATGGCACTATTAGAAGTGAGCGATTTTGGAAAACAATTTATCAATCATCGTTTACAAGTTAAAAGACAAGCGGTTAAGAATATTCACTTTACATTAGAAGAAGGGCAATTTTTAGGGATTATCGGTAAAAGTGGCAGTGGTAAATCGACCATCTTAAAAAGTATTTATCGCACCTATCTTCCAGATCAAGGAACTATATATTTTGATTCCAATCATCTAGGAAAAATTGATATTACCAAAATATCAGAAAGAGAAATGATTTACTTGCGAAAATTTGAAATTAGTTATGTTTCTCAATTTTTAGATGTACTGCCACGAATTACTTGTCGCGAATTGGTTGAAAAATCCCTTCAAGAAATGGGGGTAGAACATGCTATTGCAAGGGTCGAAGCAGAATCTGCTCTTAATCATTTTGAGATAGACGAAAAACTTTGGGATGTGTACCCAAATACATTTTCTGGTGGGGAGAAATTGAGATTGAATATTGCTATGGCAACTGTGAAACAGCCTCGTCTCTTGTTATTGGATGAACCAACAGCGAGCCTTGATCAAAATTCCAAAATAAAGGTTCGTGAAGTAATTGAAAAGCTAAAGCATAGTGGGACCACGCTAATTGGGATATTTCACGATATAGAGTTTATAGAAGGACTTTGCGATTCTATTTTTAATATGAATGACCACCAACCTGTCACAACGGTAGGGAATAAGTATGAAGGTTGA
- a CDS encoding DUF2243 domain-containing protein, whose amino-acid sequence MGILSKNVSETSLYSTKSKYAGRNFLSGLLFGIGLVAFIDEVVFHQLLQWHHFYDRSTTEIGLISDGLFHAFSWFATIGGLFLFADLRRRNAFWLKRWIGSVLLGAGLFQLYDGTVQHKIMNLHQIRYVDNVIIYDIVWNSIAGLLIVIGAILVFQTRRKSNPLKGMNLDE is encoded by the coding sequence ATGGGTATTCTATCTAAAAATGTTAGTGAAACATCATTATATTCGACAAAATCCAAGTATGCAGGACGTAACTTTTTGTCTGGATTATTATTTGGTATTGGTTTAGTAGCTTTTATTGATGAAGTGGTTTTTCATCAGTTATTGCAATGGCATCATTTTTATGACCGATCAACGACTGAAATCGGATTGATCTCAGATGGTCTATTTCATGCATTCAGCTGGTTTGCAACGATAGGTGGTTTATTTTTATTTGCAGATCTCCGACGTAGAAATGCATTTTGGTTAAAGCGCTGGATTGGAAGTGTTTTATTAGGTGCAGGTCTATTTCAATTATATGATGGAACGGTACAACATAAAATAATGAATCTTCATCAAATACGTTATGTTGATAATGTTATTATCTATGATATTGTTTGGAATTCAATTGCAGGATTACTGATTGTTATAGGGGCGATACTCGTTTTTCAAACACGTAGGAAATCGAATCCTTTAAAAGGAATGAATCTTGATGAATAG
- the phnG gene encoding phosphonate C-P lyase system protein PhnG, with protein sequence MKRKRRTEILIQGDANLVDNLAEEIKQNYQWQEFSPPSYSLTMMKMRETAQQSLFHIGEVLVTEAKVEVSGQIGVGIVIGMKDDLSINLAMIDAAYKAELPETINWNQLLIKEEQRIHTKKVKKQQEILKTKVHFDTMDVE encoded by the coding sequence ATGAAACGAAAACGTAGAACTGAAATTCTTATTCAGGGAGATGCGAATTTAGTAGATAACCTTGCGGAAGAAATTAAGCAGAACTATCAATGGCAGGAATTTTCACCACCATCCTATAGTCTTACGATGATGAAAATGCGTGAAACAGCGCAACAGTCCCTATTCCACATCGGAGAAGTACTTGTCACAGAGGCAAAGGTGGAAGTTAGTGGTCAAATAGGAGTTGGCATCGTAATTGGGATGAAAGATGACCTATCAATTAATTTAGCAATGATCGATGCTGCATATAAAGCGGAATTGCCAGAAACAATTAATTGGAATCAGCTTCTTATTAAAGAGGAACAAAGAATTCATACGAAAAAGGTAAAGAAACAGCAGGAAATACTCAAGACAAAAGTACATTTTGACACAATGGATGTTGAATAA
- the phnM gene encoding phosphonate metabolism protein PhnM: MYVIHNGNIIMEDSILTDHAVVIEGDRIKDVITEEEAIQLSNVEFINANGGFISPGFIDIHSDYIESIVSPRPTSMMDMDISLREAEKILISHGITTMFHSLSFYKKDLFTHKPIRNPENVQRLVEAIHETHDRPHLIRHRLHARFELDNIEQIEQLVENIENDKVHLLSFMDHTPGQGQYRDLEVFSKTLKGYRNLSDDEVNVIILERKSREQMTLEKIAEVAKIADNKGIAVASHDDDNEEKVKLVQSFGTTISEFPITLNVAKEAKNLGLQTIVGAPNVLLGGSHSGNLSAIEAIHEDAADILCSDYFPAALLLAVFQLHEEHQKELHEMFKMVTLNPAKAVRMDDELGSIKPGKKADILIINQMEDGYPMLTKTMVNGSLITTTNYRFN; this comes from the coding sequence TTGTACGTTATTCACAATGGAAACATTATTATGGAAGACTCGATTTTAACTGACCATGCAGTTGTTATAGAAGGAGATAGAATTAAAGATGTGATTACAGAAGAAGAAGCGATTCAACTCTCTAATGTAGAGTTTATTAATGCAAACGGAGGATTCATATCACCCGGATTTATTGACATTCATTCGGATTATATTGAATCAATTGTTTCTCCTAGACCTACGAGCATGATGGATATGGATATTAGTCTAAGAGAAGCAGAGAAAATATTAATTAGTCATGGTATAACTACCATGTTTCATTCTCTTTCCTTTTATAAAAAAGATTTATTTACACATAAGCCAATACGTAATCCAGAAAATGTGCAGCGGTTAGTAGAAGCGATTCATGAAACACATGATCGACCACATCTTATCAGGCATCGCCTGCATGCTAGATTTGAATTAGATAATATCGAACAAATCGAGCAACTCGTAGAGAATATTGAAAACGATAAGGTGCACTTGCTATCTTTTATGGATCACACTCCAGGCCAAGGTCAGTATCGCGATTTAGAAGTATTTAGTAAGACGTTAAAGGGATATAGAAATTTATCGGATGATGAAGTTAATGTCATTATACTAGAGCGAAAAAGTCGAGAACAAATGACACTAGAAAAAATAGCGGAAGTTGCAAAAATAGCTGATAACAAAGGAATTGCTGTCGCTTCACATGATGATGATAATGAGGAAAAAGTAAAGTTAGTTCAATCTTTTGGTACGACGATTAGTGAATTTCCGATTACCTTAAATGTGGCTAAAGAAGCAAAGAATCTAGGATTACAAACCATTGTTGGGGCTCCAAATGTCCTTCTTGGTGGTTCTCATTCTGGAAATCTATCGGCTATCGAAGCAATACATGAAGACGCTGCAGATATATTATGTAGTGATTATTTTCCAGCTGCACTACTATTAGCTGTATTTCAATTACATGAAGAACATCAAAAAGAGCTTCATGAGATGTTTAAAATGGTTACATTAAATCCAGCCAAAGCTGTACGAATGGATGATGAACTTGGCTCCATAAAACCTGGGAAAAAAGCAGATATCTTAATCATTAATCAAATGGAAGATGGATATCCCATGTTAACAAAAACAATGGTAAACGGGTCGTTAATCACCACTACCAATTATAGATTTAACTAA
- a CDS encoding PhnD/SsuA/transferrin family substrate-binding protein → MYKKIGSFFMVVMILSILAACSDGSAGGASSDDVIDIVWYPNESGNELKAARDEIGNVIEEETGKEVEHHLTTDYAIAIETIANDNAELAFMGAQGYIEANSKNDAVKPMVVPTGPSGTLEDAMYHSWLAVNVDDQTNYKNGDDFSLDTIEGKRFSFVSNSSTSGFVVPSSTIMENFSDKELTEEDLMEGGPLFEQVLFGGSHQGSAVNLLNGNADVAAFCDTCVENYVEVAEGEENTVGSVYKVKDNAEEPFNTVTGSEFTLMNVTPVLNAPFVANTNLLSDEEFETIQNLFSSEEIANNEAIFVPEDSDESGLFFKSGDERFVPVEDQWFNPIRELSATK, encoded by the coding sequence ATGTATAAAAAAATTGGTAGTTTCTTTATGGTTGTGATGATTTTGTCTATCCTTGCTGCATGTTCAGATGGGAGTGCAGGAGGAGCAAGTAGTGATGATGTTATTGACATTGTTTGGTACCCTAATGAATCTGGTAATGAATTGAAGGCTGCGAGAGACGAAATTGGTAATGTTATAGAAGAAGAGACAGGTAAAGAAGTAGAACACCATTTAACTACTGATTATGCAATCGCAATTGAAACCATTGCAAATGATAATGCTGAACTCGCATTTATGGGAGCTCAAGGTTATATCGAGGCGAATAGTAAAAATGACGCAGTGAAGCCAATGGTTGTTCCTACTGGCCCATCTGGAACATTAGAAGATGCAATGTATCATAGTTGGCTTGCTGTGAACGTCGATGATCAAACGAATTATAAAAATGGTGATGATTTTAGCTTAGATACGATTGAGGGCAAAAGATTCTCCTTTGTTTCAAATAGTTCAACTTCCGGCTTTGTTGTTCCATCTTCCACAATAATGGAGAATTTCTCAGACAAGGAGTTAACCGAAGAAGATTTAATGGAAGGTGGTCCTTTATTCGAACAAGTATTATTTGGTGGATCGCATCAAGGATCAGCAGTTAACTTGTTAAATGGAAATGCAGACGTAGCAGCTTTTTGCGACACATGTGTAGAAAATTATGTAGAGGTAGCAGAAGGTGAAGAAAACACAGTAGGTTCTGTATATAAAGTAAAAGATAATGCTGAAGAGCCATTTAATACGGTAACTGGTAGTGAATTTACATTAATGAATGTAACTCCAGTCTTAAATGCTCCTTTTGTAGCAAATACGAATTTACTTAGTGATGAAGAATTTGAAACCATTCAAAATCTATTTAGTTCCGAAGAAATTGCAAATAATGAGGCAATTTTTGTCCCTGAAGATTCCGATGAATCTGGTTTATTCTTTAAATCTGGTGATGAGCGTTTTGTCCCTGTAGAGGATCAATGGTTTAACCCAATTCGAGAGCTTTCAGCTACAAAGTAA
- a CDS encoding carbon-phosphorus lyase complex subunit PhnI: protein MGYVAVKGGTEAIEASIDRLKYERLKERSTIEVETILASMRQLVDQVMSEASLYNPYLAALAIKQAEGSMEEAVFLLRAHRSTLPRRYYSRTIETASMFVERRISASFKDIPGGQLLGATYDYTHRLLDFNLIYETKAEIERWLEQFQAEQSEVTDELLFFPKVVDYLREEGLFETYPLNDQLPDDVTKRSLSFPSSRSERLQVLTRGQTGAVTSLGYASLRGYGQVHPTVGEVRVGSVPIHVSPPHEAGDDKDEDYYIGEITITEVESFVPVMKEKDKKTKELQFEIGYGACFGQNETKAIAMSILDQCLENNQAPYPTHDEEFVLLHIDSVESTGFISHLKLPHYVTFQSKLDSIRNVKKGGNKT, encoded by the coding sequence ATGGGCTATGTCGCTGTTAAAGGAGGCACAGAAGCAATAGAAGCCTCTATCGACCGTTTGAAATATGAACGGCTGAAAGAAAGGTCAACTATCGAAGTGGAAACTATCTTGGCATCAATGCGACAACTTGTAGATCAGGTAATGTCGGAAGCAAGTTTATATAATCCATATTTAGCTGCACTTGCTATCAAACAAGCTGAGGGAAGTATGGAGGAAGCTGTTTTCTTACTTCGAGCTCACCGTTCTACATTACCAAGACGCTATTACAGTAGAACAATAGAAACAGCATCTATGTTTGTAGAAAGAAGAATATCAGCTAGCTTTAAAGATATTCCAGGTGGACAACTATTAGGGGCTACGTATGATTATACCCATCGATTGCTAGACTTTAATTTAATCTATGAAACAAAAGCTGAAATTGAAAGATGGTTAGAACAATTTCAGGCGGAACAGTCAGAAGTTACGGATGAATTACTCTTCTTTCCGAAGGTAGTGGATTATTTAAGAGAGGAAGGGTTATTCGAAACTTATCCGTTAAATGATCAATTACCAGATGATGTAACAAAGAGGAGTCTCTCCTTTCCATCCTCACGTAGTGAACGATTGCAAGTATTGACTCGAGGACAGACGGGCGCAGTTACATCGTTGGGTTATGCTTCACTAAGAGGATACGGACAAGTTCATCCGACAGTCGGAGAAGTTCGAGTAGGTTCCGTTCCAATTCATGTATCTCCTCCTCATGAAGCTGGGGACGATAAAGATGAAGATTATTATATTGGTGAAATTACGATCACAGAAGTCGAATCCTTCGTACCTGTAATGAAGGAGAAAGACAAAAAAACGAAAGAATTACAGTTTGAAATTGGTTATGGAGCATGCTTCGGTCAGAATGAAACAAAAGCAATAGCTATGAGTATACTTGATCAATGCTTGGAGAACAATCAGGCTCCGTATCCAACACATGATGAAGAATTTGTTTTACTTCACATTGATTCTGTAGAATCGACAGGTTTTATTTCTCATTTAAAACTTCCGCATTATGTTACGTTCCAATCAAAGTTAGATAGTATCCGCAATGTGAAGAAGGGAGGAAATAAAACATGA
- a CDS encoding cytochrome c oxidase assembly protein, with product MMNSHGYHEISMQVTDWVVAVVVLILICTYIGAGLNSNKKEHLSTWPFYRYILWIIGFLLVGISLVGPIAELAHRNFTAHMLSHLFLGMLAPLLLALAAPTTLLLRMLSVQHARILSKLLKTSFFSFVRHPVIASVLNIGGLWVLYTTDLYMLMHENLFVHLIVHFHIFVAGYLFTISMIYIDPAPHRFSYLYRAIVLVFALAGHGILSKYIYANSPVGVPKDQAETGGILMYYGGDAIDIVIIFILCLHWYRSTRPKASLNASPN from the coding sequence TTGATGAATAGTCATGGATATCATGAAATTAGTATGCAGGTGACGGATTGGGTAGTTGCTGTAGTTGTTTTAATATTAATATGTACTTATATTGGTGCAGGATTAAATTCAAATAAGAAAGAACACTTGAGCACTTGGCCATTCTATAGGTACATATTATGGATAATTGGCTTTCTATTAGTTGGTATTTCATTAGTAGGACCAATAGCTGAATTAGCTCATCGTAATTTTACTGCTCATATGTTAAGTCATTTATTCCTAGGCATGCTAGCGCCGTTATTACTAGCACTTGCAGCACCAACTACATTACTACTGCGTATGTTATCAGTTCAGCATGCGAGAATTTTATCCAAACTATTAAAAACTTCATTTTTTAGTTTCGTAAGACATCCGGTAATCGCGTCAGTACTAAATATAGGTGGATTATGGGTGCTTTACACCACGGACTTATATATGCTAATGCATGAAAATTTATTCGTCCATCTCATTGTTCATTTTCATATATTTGTGGCAGGTTATCTATTTACTATCTCAATGATATATATTGATCCAGCACCGCATCGGTTTAGCTATCTGTATCGAGCAATTGTATTAGTATTCGCTTTAGCTGGGCATGGTATATTATCAAAGTATATTTATGCGAATTCTCCAGTAGGAGTGCCAAAAGATCAAGCAGAAACTGGTGGCATTTTGATGTACTATGGTGGAGATGCGATTGATATCGTAATCATCTTTATACTATGCTTACATTGGTATCGCTCAACGCGCCCAAAAGCGAGCTTAAATGCAAGTCCAAATTAA
- a CDS encoding PHP domain-containing protein: protein MKVDLHVHSHYSDGSDAVSKVMKQAKKNGVTHLSFVDHDTVDNLLDIQQQAIHFDIDVIPGIEISAYDFKRKRKVHVLGYNYKPEANHIRNICKPLLQRRNEHSLWQIRKINELGYQIDERVIKQTALPSNTIYKQHIMDKLTKAPYDSLDYRQLYQQLFKHNGVAAGDIVYIDAFDAVVAIVKDGGVAVVAHPGQLDSYDLIPELAEVGLGGLERNHPDHTERDHDKVEALAEELDLIMTGGTDYHGGFGSSIQVGEISSPMNKLLV from the coding sequence ATGAAGGTTGATTTACATGTTCATAGCCATTACTCAGATGGTTCAGACGCTGTGAGTAAAGTGATGAAGCAAGCTAAGAAAAATGGTGTTACTCATCTTAGTTTTGTTGATCATGATACGGTTGATAATTTACTGGATATTCAGCAACAGGCTATACATTTCGATATAGATGTGATTCCAGGTATTGAAATATCTGCCTATGATTTTAAGCGAAAACGTAAGGTGCATGTTCTTGGATATAATTACAAGCCTGAGGCGAATCACATACGTAATATATGTAAGCCACTATTACAGCGAAGAAATGAGCATTCGCTTTGGCAAATAAGAAAGATTAACGAATTAGGCTATCAAATAGATGAACGGGTTATCAAGCAAACAGCTTTACCAAGTAACACGATTTATAAACAACACATCATGGATAAGTTGACCAAAGCGCCTTATGATTCGTTGGACTATAGACAGCTTTATCAGCAGCTTTTTAAACATAATGGGGTGGCTGCAGGAGATATTGTTTATATAGATGCTTTTGACGCAGTAGTAGCTATTGTTAAAGATGGTGGTGTTGCAGTTGTGGCACATCCGGGTCAATTGGATTCCTATGATTTGATTCCAGAATTAGCAGAAGTAGGACTGGGTGGATTGGAAAGAAATCACCCCGATCACACGGAAAGAGATCATGATAAAGTAGAAGCTTTAGCAGAGGAGCTAGATTTAATAATGACAGGTGGTACGGATTATCATGGCGGGTTCGGTAGTTCTATTCAAGTTGGTGAAATATCTAGTCCTATGAATAAATTATTAGTATAG
- a CDS encoding alpha-D-ribose 1-methylphosphonate 5-phosphate C-P-lyase PhnJ — MIHQKTHFAFLDESSKKEIRRATLKAVAIPGYQVPFSSREMPIGRGWGTGGLQLTLSLVGKKDILKVIDQGADESVNAVSIKKLVQSTTNIEVTEKTQDATLIQSRHRIPEIPLTPDQILVLQVPMPEPLRAYESKEAVTKNLHAEQEYSGIWMMLFEQIIKYGRQTTNADHPVMVNNHYIMAPSPIPRFDNPKMNQSEALILLGAGREKKIYAVPPFTPIESLAFNDYPFAKEDFTGKQCKLCGSSDVFLDELVDEKTQETFYQCNDSSYCMEKLNNMNTKEVESIDV; from the coding sequence ATGATACATCAAAAGACACATTTTGCATTTTTGGATGAAAGTTCGAAGAAAGAAATACGAAGGGCAACGTTAAAAGCAGTTGCAATACCAGGATATCAAGTGCCTTTTTCATCTCGAGAAATGCCAATTGGAAGGGGATGGGGAACTGGAGGTCTGCAGCTAACCCTCTCACTTGTTGGCAAAAAAGATATTTTAAAGGTAATAGATCAAGGAGCAGATGAGTCTGTTAATGCTGTCAGTATAAAAAAACTTGTTCAATCAACTACCAATATTGAAGTGACGGAAAAAACACAAGATGCAACGCTTATACAGTCTAGACATCGGATACCAGAAATCCCGCTAACACCGGACCAAATACTTGTATTACAAGTGCCGATGCCAGAGCCATTAAGAGCATATGAATCGAAGGAAGCAGTCACTAAAAACTTACATGCAGAACAAGAGTATAGCGGAATTTGGATGATGCTTTTTGAGCAAATCATTAAATATGGCAGACAAACAACAAATGCAGATCACCCTGTAATGGTAAATAATCATTACATTATGGCTCCAAGTCCAATACCAAGATTTGATAATCCAAAGATGAATCAATCAGAGGCATTGATTTTGCTAGGGGCCGGGCGAGAAAAGAAAATATATGCTGTTCCACCATTTACACCTATCGAATCACTTGCTTTTAATGATTATCCTTTTGCCAAGGAAGATTTCACAGGTAAACAATGTAAACTTTGTGGATCAAGCGATGTATTTCTAGATGAATTAGTTGATGAAAAAACACAAGAAACCTTCTATCAATGTAATGATTCAAGCTATTGTATGGAAAAACTCAACAATATGAATACCAAAGAGGTGGAATCGATTGATGTATGA
- a CDS encoding GntR family transcriptional regulator produces the protein MENKEMLIVDDLMNQIKQKKIQPGEKFPSENALTEMYKVPRMTVRNAFNTLEERGFIQASQGKGRFLKGKSIQIKLPLTGDTSFTEKMEQMGYNLQTKNVLFKKVDYNPSIFNRLHASENENVYQVVRLRYINGEIIAIHYSFIKESTVPKIVEEGPEILSMFRFYRQQGFKKFTSNKSILSVTFPTLEEQQLLECKSMIPLIVVETDCTNKETNQILEYTKILYRSDTFKYDISTIT, from the coding sequence TTGGAAAATAAAGAAATGCTGATTGTAGATGATCTTATGAATCAAATAAAACAAAAAAAGATACAACCAGGAGAAAAATTCCCCTCTGAAAATGCCTTAACAGAAATGTATAAAGTCCCAAGAATGACAGTAAGAAATGCATTTAATACTTTAGAAGAGCGGGGATTTATTCAAGCTTCCCAAGGAAAGGGTCGCTTTCTAAAAGGAAAATCAATTCAAATAAAGTTGCCTTTAACTGGAGATACGAGCTTCACAGAAAAAATGGAGCAGATGGGATATAATTTACAAACGAAAAATGTCTTGTTCAAAAAAGTTGACTATAATCCATCTATATTTAATCGATTGCATGCTAGTGAAAACGAAAATGTCTATCAGGTTGTAAGATTACGTTATATTAATGGAGAGATTATTGCCATTCACTATTCTTTCATAAAGGAATCTACGGTTCCAAAGATTGTAGAAGAAGGACCAGAAATTTTATCTATGTTTCGTTTTTATAGGCAACAAGGATTTAAGAAATTTACGAGTAACAAATCAATTTTAAGTGTTACTTTTCCAACTTTAGAAGAGCAACAATTATTGGAATGTAAGAGTATGATTCCATTAATTGTAGTCGAAACCGACTGCACGAATAAAGAAACCAATCAAATCTTAGAATATACGAAAATACTTTATAGAAGTGATACATTTAAATATGATATATCTACTATTACATAA
- a CDS encoding ATP-binding cassette domain-containing protein — protein MYEKPTLSIQNLNKQFGTGCDHCLNHETRVLNQNFCPECGTVYACQDISFDLFPGEILGVVGESGSGKSSLMKCMYFDSDVTSGEMYVDHKDFEGENLVHLSAQQKRYIRNHHYGMVYQNPATGLKMDFSSIGNIAEKQIAAGNRNVNQMESTGKRLLETVHIPIFRMKEEPKNFSGGMQQRVQIAKALSNNPPVLFLDEVTTGLDLSVQADVLDLIKNIQLEFGISMVVVSHDLAVIRMLADRTIVMLNGKIIEQGLTDQILEDPFHAYTQQLVYSLL, from the coding sequence ATGTATGAGAAACCAACACTCTCTATTCAGAATTTAAATAAACAATTTGGTACCGGCTGTGATCACTGTTTAAATCATGAAACAAGAGTATTGAATCAAAATTTTTGTCCAGAATGTGGAACGGTGTATGCATGCCAAGATATTTCATTTGATTTGTTTCCAGGGGAAATTCTTGGGGTTGTAGGAGAAAGTGGAAGCGGCAAGTCCAGTCTGATGAAATGCATGTACTTCGATTCAGATGTGACATCTGGTGAGATGTATGTTGATCATAAAGATTTTGAAGGTGAAAATCTAGTTCATTTATCAGCTCAACAAAAACGGTATATTCGAAATCATCATTATGGAATGGTTTATCAAAACCCAGCAACTGGACTAAAAATGGATTTTTCATCTATAGGAAATATTGCAGAAAAGCAAATTGCAGCAGGAAATCGGAATGTAAATCAAATGGAATCTACTGGAAAACGTTTATTAGAAACAGTACATATTCCCATATTTCGAATGAAAGAAGAACCGAAAAATTTTTCTGGGGGAATGCAGCAACGCGTTCAAATTGCAAAAGCATTATCCAATAATCCACCAGTATTATTTTTAGATGAAGTAACAACTGGATTAGATCTTTCAGTACAAGCTGATGTACTAGATTTAATTAAAAATATTCAACTGGAATTCGGAATTAGTATGGTAGTTGTTTCACATGATTTAGCTGTTATTCGAATGTTAGCAGACCGAACAATTGTGATGTTAAATGGGAAAATTATCGAACAAGGGTTAACCGATCAAATTTTAGAAGACCCTTTCCATGCTTATACACAACAGCTCGTCTATTCATTATTATAG
- the phnH gene encoding phosphonate C-P lyase system protein PhnH: MVTNFVHDTQHTYRVLLDNMSKPGKISSIESKPEQELHCFPATFLVALTLFDAEVTFHVVERETKLANLLSQYTVAKQVAIEKADYIISTNNADSKEVLNALKKSCVGTLADPHQSATLIVEQQNIIENGNLKLSGPGISETHSVGLEVSEAFWLERDRKIKEYPLGIDLIFTDQNSNIVCIPRTTKVHRKEVDK, encoded by the coding sequence ATGGTTACTAATTTTGTTCATGATACACAACACACATATCGGGTGCTTCTTGATAATATGTCGAAACCAGGAAAAATCTCATCGATAGAATCAAAGCCTGAACAAGAGCTGCATTGCTTCCCTGCAACATTTCTAGTTGCTTTAACATTATTTGATGCAGAGGTGACTTTTCATGTGGTAGAGCGTGAAACAAAGCTTGCAAATTTACTATCTCAATATACCGTTGCAAAACAGGTAGCAATTGAAAAAGCAGATTATATCATCTCCACAAATAATGCAGACAGTAAGGAAGTACTAAATGCGTTAAAAAAAAGTTGTGTTGGTACTTTAGCCGATCCACATCAGTCTGCAACGTTAATTGTTGAACAACAAAACATCATTGAAAATGGAAATCTTAAATTATCCGGTCCAGGAATTAGCGAAACACATAGTGTCGGATTAGAAGTCTCTGAGGCATTTTGGTTAGAAAGAGACAGAAAAATAAAGGAATATCCACTCGGGATAGACTTAATATTTACGGACCAAAATTCAAATATTGTTTGTATACCTAGAACAACAAAAGTACATAGAAAAGAGGTAGATAAATAA